One Cucurbita pepo subsp. pepo cultivar mu-cu-16 chromosome LG09, ASM280686v2, whole genome shotgun sequence DNA window includes the following coding sequences:
- the LOC111801675 gene encoding cyclin-dependent kinase G-2-like isoform X1, which produces MAAGRMGGYRDYDMKDRDSGFDVSAKEEYERGRGRNRESNKSRGWEVRDRVRVRPKEIKDRELGNGSARSSSRSDSGSSGGPHGINQSVFLVRAMDREPGELSSESGSDDATDSGLQFKNSEAPKVAENGIRSPPEKKRKFSPIVWDRDVKEETVSLRHKVAKAVTDSSLPLPKEQRQSPNVVLDTLDAVPTVRTIDHEYVQPSSLAESSVALGSDEFSASGSPMMPSSASIRKPLESDLEAENLGDDDYVPTRNISSSRWAAGNNSPGDEGEILDKEIPKRRKTTPISESLEGIRFQRKSLTPEIGEVMRHGSEAGTRSSESTEHGDRSRSSSGNHYLGNDFEKFEGTELGDEIHRSDTSSSRLDNDSEDETESPEEAELSGPPPRNVNMLQGCRSVDEFERLNKIDEGTYGVVYRARDKKSGEIVALKKVKMEKEREGFPMTSLREINILLSFHHPSIVDVKEVVVGSSLDSIFMVMEYMEHDLKALMETMKQPFSQSEVKCLMLQLLEGVKYLHDNWVLHRDLKTSNLLLNNQGELKICDFGLARQYGSPLKTYTHMVVTLWYRAPELLLGTRQYSTAIDMWSLGCIMAELLSKQPLFNGKTEVDQLDKIFRMLGTPNETIWPGFSNLPGVRVNFVKHQYNLLRKKFPATSFTGSPVLSDSGFDLLNKLLTYDPEKRITAEAALNHEWFSEVPLPKSKAFMPTFPAQHAQDRRFRRVMKSPDPLEEQRRKELQQGELGTSGLFG; this is translated from the exons ATGGCAGCGGGGAGGATGGGGGGTTATCGCGACTATGATATGAAGGACCGAGATTCCGGTTTTGATGTGAGTGCGAAGGAAGAGTATGAACGGGGACGGGGGCGTAACCGTGAAAGCAATAAGAGTCGAGGTTGGGAGGTTAGGGATAGAGTTAGGGTCAGGCCGAAGGAGATCAAGGACAGGGAATTAGGTAATGGTAGTGCACGTTCTTCAAGTAGAAGCGATTCTGGCAGCAGCGGTGGGCCTCATGGAATCAATCAAAGTGTTTTTCTTGTCAGGGCAATGGATAGGGAGCCGGGTGAGTTATCCAGTGAGAGTGGATCTGACGATGCCACCGATTCTGGATTACAATTTAAGAATAGCGAGGCACCAAAGGTGGCGGAGAATGGAATTCGTTCTCCACctgagaagaagaggaagttCTCACCGATAGTTTGGGACAGAGACGTTAAGGAAGAGACTGTTTCCCTAAGACATAAGGTCGCCAAGGCTGTGACAGATTCATCTCTGCCGCTTCCTAAGGAGCAGCGGCAATCTCCTAATGTGGTATTGGATACTCTTGATGCCGTACCCACTGTCAGAACTATTGATCACGAGTATGTGCAACCTTCTTCACTTGCTGAATCTTCTGTTGCTCTTGGATCAGATGAATTTTCCGCTAGTGGTTCACCAATGATGCCATCTTCTGCTTCAATTAGGAAACCATTGGAGAGTGATCTTGAAGCAGAAAATCTTGGGGATGATGATTATGTCCCCACAAGAAACATTTCATCCTCTAGATGGGCTGCCGGAAATAACTCTCCCGGTGATGAAGGTGAAATTTTAGACAAGGAAATCCCTAAAAGGAGGAAGACAACACCAATTTCCGAGTCCTTGGAGGGCATTCGATTTCAAAGGAAATCATTAACTCCAGAGATTGGGGAGGTAATGAGACATGGCTCTGAAGCAGGGACAAGATCATCTGAATCGACAGAACATGGTGATCGGTCTCGATCATCTAGTGGGAATCATTACCTCGGTAATGATTTTGAGAAGTTCGAAGGCACAGAGCTAGGTGATGAAATTCATAGATCAGATACTAGCAGTAGCCGGTTAGATAATGATTCCGAGGATGAGACAGAATCTCCCGAGGAGGCAGAGCTCAGTGGCCCTCCCCCCCGAAATGTAAATATGCTTCAGGGCTGTAGAAGTGTTGATGAATTTGAAAGATTGAATAAGATTGATGAAGGAACTTACGGTGTTGTATATAGAGCCAGAGACAAAAAGTCAGGGGAAATAGTTGCGttgaagaaagtaaaaatggaaaaggagcGAGAAGGTTTTCCAATGACTTCTTTGAGAGAAATAAAcattctcctttcttttcatcaCCCTTCAATTGTTGATGTAAAAGAAGTGGTGGTGGGCAGTAGCCTTGATAGCATTTTTATGGTAATGGAATACATGGAGCATGATCTAAAAGCACTCATGGAGACAATGAAGCAGCCATTTAGTCAAAGTGAAGTCAAATGTCTGATGCTACAGTTATTGGAGGGTGTTAAATATCTTCATGATAATTGGGTGCTTCATAGGGACttaaaaacatcaaatttaCTCTTGAATAATCAGGGAGAGTTGAAGATCTGTGATTTTGGATTAGCTCGACAGTATGGGAGCCCTTTGAAAACATATACGCATATGGTTGTTACTCTTTGGTACAG GGCACCTGAGCTTCTTTTGGGAACAAGACAGTATTCGACAGCCATTGATATGTGGTCATTGGGTTGTATTATGGCTGAATTATTATCAAAGCAACCACTGTTTAATGGGAAAACAGAAGTTGATCAACTTGACAAG ATATTCCGAATGCTAGGCACACCAAATGAAACAATTTGGCCTGGATTTTCCAATCTTCCAGGAGTTCGGGTCAACTTTGTTAAGCACCA GTACAACTTACTGCGTAAGAAATTTCCTGCAACATCATTCACGGGTTCGCCAGTTCTTTCTGATTCAGGATTTGATTTGTTGAACAAACTACTAACTTACGATCCTGAGAAG AGAATTACAGCTGAGGCTGCTCTTAATCACGAATGGTTCTCAGAAGTTCCTCTTCCAAAGTCTAAAGCATTCATGCCTACTTTTCCTGCTCAGCATGCTCAGGACAG GCGTTTCCGGAGAGTAATGAAGAGTCCAGACCCCTTAGAAGAGCAGCGCAGAAAGGAGTTGCAGCAAGGAGAATTGGGAACATCTGGCTTGTTTGGCTGA
- the LOC111801675 gene encoding cyclin-dependent kinase G-2-like isoform X2, whose protein sequence is MAAGRMGGYRDYDMKDRDSGFDVSAKEEYERGRGRNRESNKSRGWEVRDRVRVRPKEIKDRELGNGSARSSSRSDSGSSGGPHGINQSVFLVRAMDREPGELSSESGSDDATDSGLQFKNSEAPKVAENGIRSPPEKKRKFSPIVWDRDVKEETVSLRHKVAKAVTDSSLPLPKEQRQSPNVVLDTLDAVPTVRTIDHEYVQPSSLAESSVALGSDEFSASGSPMMPSSASIRKPLESDLEAENLGDDDYVPTRNISSSRWAAGNNSPGDEGEILDKEIPKRRKTTPISESLEGIRFQRKSLTPEIGEVMRHGSEAGTRSSESTEHGDRSRSSSGNHYLGNDFEKFEGTELGDEIHRSDTSSSRLDNDSEDETESPEEAELSGPPPRNVNMLQGCRSVDEFERLNKIDEGTYGVVYRARDKKSGEIVALKKVKMEKEREGFPMTSLREINILLSFHHPSIVDVKEVVVGSSLDSIFMVMEYMEHDLKALMETMKQPFSQSEVKCLMLQLLEGVKYLHDNWVLHRDLKTSNLLLNNQGELKICDFGLARQYGSPLKTYTHMVVTLWYRAPELLLGTRQYSTAIDMWSLGCIMAELLSKQPLFNGKTEVDQLDKIFRMLGTPNETIWPGFSNLPGVRVNFVKHQLPALGDSGTTYCVRNFLQHHSRVRQFFLIQDLIC, encoded by the exons ATGGCAGCGGGGAGGATGGGGGGTTATCGCGACTATGATATGAAGGACCGAGATTCCGGTTTTGATGTGAGTGCGAAGGAAGAGTATGAACGGGGACGGGGGCGTAACCGTGAAAGCAATAAGAGTCGAGGTTGGGAGGTTAGGGATAGAGTTAGGGTCAGGCCGAAGGAGATCAAGGACAGGGAATTAGGTAATGGTAGTGCACGTTCTTCAAGTAGAAGCGATTCTGGCAGCAGCGGTGGGCCTCATGGAATCAATCAAAGTGTTTTTCTTGTCAGGGCAATGGATAGGGAGCCGGGTGAGTTATCCAGTGAGAGTGGATCTGACGATGCCACCGATTCTGGATTACAATTTAAGAATAGCGAGGCACCAAAGGTGGCGGAGAATGGAATTCGTTCTCCACctgagaagaagaggaagttCTCACCGATAGTTTGGGACAGAGACGTTAAGGAAGAGACTGTTTCCCTAAGACATAAGGTCGCCAAGGCTGTGACAGATTCATCTCTGCCGCTTCCTAAGGAGCAGCGGCAATCTCCTAATGTGGTATTGGATACTCTTGATGCCGTACCCACTGTCAGAACTATTGATCACGAGTATGTGCAACCTTCTTCACTTGCTGAATCTTCTGTTGCTCTTGGATCAGATGAATTTTCCGCTAGTGGTTCACCAATGATGCCATCTTCTGCTTCAATTAGGAAACCATTGGAGAGTGATCTTGAAGCAGAAAATCTTGGGGATGATGATTATGTCCCCACAAGAAACATTTCATCCTCTAGATGGGCTGCCGGAAATAACTCTCCCGGTGATGAAGGTGAAATTTTAGACAAGGAAATCCCTAAAAGGAGGAAGACAACACCAATTTCCGAGTCCTTGGAGGGCATTCGATTTCAAAGGAAATCATTAACTCCAGAGATTGGGGAGGTAATGAGACATGGCTCTGAAGCAGGGACAAGATCATCTGAATCGACAGAACATGGTGATCGGTCTCGATCATCTAGTGGGAATCATTACCTCGGTAATGATTTTGAGAAGTTCGAAGGCACAGAGCTAGGTGATGAAATTCATAGATCAGATACTAGCAGTAGCCGGTTAGATAATGATTCCGAGGATGAGACAGAATCTCCCGAGGAGGCAGAGCTCAGTGGCCCTCCCCCCCGAAATGTAAATATGCTTCAGGGCTGTAGAAGTGTTGATGAATTTGAAAGATTGAATAAGATTGATGAAGGAACTTACGGTGTTGTATATAGAGCCAGAGACAAAAAGTCAGGGGAAATAGTTGCGttgaagaaagtaaaaatggaaaaggagcGAGAAGGTTTTCCAATGACTTCTTTGAGAGAAATAAAcattctcctttcttttcatcaCCCTTCAATTGTTGATGTAAAAGAAGTGGTGGTGGGCAGTAGCCTTGATAGCATTTTTATGGTAATGGAATACATGGAGCATGATCTAAAAGCACTCATGGAGACAATGAAGCAGCCATTTAGTCAAAGTGAAGTCAAATGTCTGATGCTACAGTTATTGGAGGGTGTTAAATATCTTCATGATAATTGGGTGCTTCATAGGGACttaaaaacatcaaatttaCTCTTGAATAATCAGGGAGAGTTGAAGATCTGTGATTTTGGATTAGCTCGACAGTATGGGAGCCCTTTGAAAACATATACGCATATGGTTGTTACTCTTTGGTACAG GGCACCTGAGCTTCTTTTGGGAACAAGACAGTATTCGACAGCCATTGATATGTGGTCATTGGGTTGTATTATGGCTGAATTATTATCAAAGCAACCACTGTTTAATGGGAAAACAGAAGTTGATCAACTTGACAAG ATATTCCGAATGCTAGGCACACCAAATGAAACAATTTGGCCTGGATTTTCCAATCTTCCAGGAGTTCGGGTCAACTTTGTTAAGCACCA GCTTCCAGCTTTGGGTGATTCTG GTACAACTTACTGCGTAAGAAATTTCCTGCAACATCATTCACGGGTTCGCCAGTTCTTTCTGATTCAGGATTTGATTTGTTGA
- the LOC111801677 gene encoding LOW QUALITY PROTEIN: urease-like (The sequence of the model RefSeq protein was modified relative to this genomic sequence to represent the inferred CDS: deleted 2 bases in 1 codon), producing the protein MKLSPREVEQLGLHNAGFLAQKRLARGVRLNYAEAVALISAQILEFVRNGEKSVADLMDLGKTLLGRRLVLPGVPHLLDYAQVEGTFPDGTKLITVHNPIDSEDGNLELALQGTFLPVPSLDKFPSLESSTVPGEIICVDGEIAINVGRKAVILKINNKGDRPIQVGSHYHFIETNPSLVFDRSKAYGMRLNILAGSATRFEPGEQKSATLVAIGGNQVIRGGNGIADGPVDDSKLKEVMEAVHSRGFGDLEEKDARVGVTGDKDDVFTTRVSHEDYANRYGPTTGDKVRLGDTDLYAEIEHDFSLYGDECVFGGGKVIRDGMGQSCGHPPASSLDTVITNAVIIDYTGIFKADIGIKDGFISIGKSGNPDVMDGVRPNMIIGLNTEVIAGEGLLVTAGAIDCHVHYICPQMVHEAISSGITTLVGGGTGPAEGSCATTCTPSPVQMKMMLQSTDELPLNFGFTGKGNSSMPDEIHEIIRAGAMGVKLHEDWGCTPAAIDNCLAVAEEYDIQVNIHTDTLNESGFVEDTIAAFKGRTIHTYHSEGAGGGHAPDIIRVCSVKNVLPSSTNPTRPFTSNTIDEHLDMLMVCHHLDRNIKEDLAFAESRIREETIAAEDILHDMGAISIISSDSQAMGRIGEVICRTWQTAHKMKLQRGPLDSKKPDNDNLRIKRYVSKYTINPAIANGFSQYIGSVEVGKLADLVLWKPSFFGAKPEKVIKGGTIAWANMGDPNASIPTPEPILMRPMYGSIGKAGSGNSIAFVSKASLNAGVKAMYGLNKRVEAVGNTRMLTKLDMQWNDALPNITVDPENYDVIVDGDVLTCPPVSTVPLSTSYFLF; encoded by the exons ATGAAATTGAGTCCGAGAGAAGTGGAACAGCTAGGTCTACATAATGCGGGATTTCTAGCGCAGAAGCGTCTTGCTCGTGGCGTGAGATTGAATTACGCTGAAGCTGTAGCACTAATTTCCGCACAG ATTTTGGAGTTTGTTCGTAATGGCGAGAAGAGCGTGGCGGATCTGATGGATTTGGGGAAAACACTGTTAGGAAG GAGATTAGTTCTTCCTGGTGTTCCGCATCTTTTGGATTACGCTCAG GTTGAAGGAACTTTTCCCGATGGGACTAAGTTAATCACTGTTCATAATCCCATTGATTCAGAGGATGGGAATCTG GAGCTAGCGTTGCAGGGCACTTTTCTTCCAG TTCCTTCGTTAGACAAGTTCCCTTCGTTGGAAAGTAGCACAGTGCCTGGCGAGATTATCTGTGTTGATGGTGAGATTGCAATCAATGTTGGGCGGAAAGCTGTAATACTCAAGATAAACAATAAGGGAGACAGACCAATTCAG GTTGGCAGCCATTATCACTTTATTGAGACAAATCCTTCCTTGGTATTCGATCGATCTAAAGCTTATGGCATGCGCCTCAACATATTAGCAGGATCAGCAACACGATtcgag CCAGGGGAGCAGAAATCTGCCACTCTTGTAGCTATTGGTGGTAACCAAGTTATCAGAGGGGGAAATGGCATTGCTGATGGTCCAGTGGATGATTCCAAGTTGAAAGAAGTGATGGAAGCTGTGCATTCAAGAGGATTTggagatttggaagaaaaagatgCGAG AGTAGGTGTCACTGGAGACAAGGACGATGTATTCACGACGAGAGTTTCTCATGAGGATTATGCGAACCGGTATGGTCCTACTACCGGTGACAAAGTTCGACTCGGTGACACAGATTTATATGCTGAAATCGAACACGATTTCTCCCTTTATGGAGATGAATGTGTATTTGGCGGTGGAAAGGTTATTAGAGACGGAATGGGCCAATCATGTGGGCATCCACCGGCTTCATCTCTTGATACTGTAATAACCAATGCAGTGATCATTGATTATACTGGAATTTTCAAGGCAGATATTGGTATCAAAGATGGCTTCATTTCCATTGGAAAATCTGGCAATCCTGATGTCATGGATGGAGTTCGTCCTAACATGATCATTGGG CTCAATACTGAGGTTATAGCTGGAGAAGGCTTGCTGGTTACTGCAGGAGCTATAGATTGTCATGTGCACTACATATGCCCTCAAATGGTACACGAAGCGATATCGAGCG GCATCACGACACTGGTCGGAGGTGGAACGGGGCCTGCTGAAGGAAGTTGTGCTACTACTTGCACACCATCCCCAGTGCAGATGAAGATGATGCTGCAATCCACTGATGAACTTCCCCTGAACTTTGGCTTTACAGGAAAA GGGAACAGTTCGATGCCAGATGAGATACATGAAATTATAAGGGCGGGTGCGATGGGAGTGAAGCTACATGAAGATTGGGGATGTACTCCTGCTGCTATTGACAATTGTTTAGCTGTGGCAGAAGAATATGACATCCAG GTGAACATTCATACTGACACCTTGAATGAGTCTGGATTTGTGGAAGATACCATTGCAGCTTTTAAAGGAAGAACTATACACACATACCATAG TGAAGGAGCTGGAGGTGGACATGCTCCCGATATCATTAGAGTGTGTAGTGTGAAAAATGTACTACCGTCGTCAACTAATCCAACACGACCCTTCACGAGCAATACTATAGATGAACATCTTGACATGCTg ATGGTGTGCCATCATCTGGATCGCAACATTAAAGAAGATTTAGCTTTTGCTGAATCAAGGATAAGAGAGGAAACAATTGCTGCAGAGGATATTTTGCATGATATGGGAGCAATCAGTATCATATCTTCTGATTCACAGGCTATGGGCCGCATAGGAGAG GTGATTTGTAGAACATGGCAAACTGCGCACAAAATGAAGCTGCAAAGAGGACCGCTTGATTCCAAGAAACCGGACAACGACAACCTTCGGATCAAGCGATACGTCTCGAAATATACAATAAATCCAGCCATAGCAAACGGGTTTTCTCAATATATTGGTTCAGTGGAG GTAGGTAAGTTGGCTGATCTTGTCCTGTGGAAGCCATCCTTTTTTGGGGCAAAACCAGAGAAGGTGATTAAAGGTGGTACAATTGCTTGGGCGAACATGGGCGATCCAAATGCAAGCATTCCTACACCCGAACCG ATACTGATGAGGCCAATGTATGGATCAATTGGGAAGGCAGGAAGTGGGAACTCAATTGCCTTTGTCAGCAAG GCGAGTCTTAACGCGGGAGTTAAGGCCATGTATGGTCTAAACAAGAGAGTTGAAGCTGTGGGGAACACAAGGATGTTGACAAAACTTGACATGCAATGGAATGATGCCCTTCCAAACATAACTGTGGATCCCGAAAACTACGACGTAATAGTAGACGGCGATGTTCTTACCTGCCCGCCCGTCTCGACCGTGCCACTTTCGACCAGCTACTTCCTTTTCTAG